A single region of the Malus sylvestris chromosome 8, drMalSylv7.2, whole genome shotgun sequence genome encodes:
- the LOC126631143 gene encoding uncharacterized protein LOC126631143: MTTQPGTNWTLLEDVALCTSWVQVTHDSITGNEMQLREMWSLIHTNYLEKMGGQRTKESMSSRWKLLSQSFSTWRDALAQASGNLRSGENLTDQELQAQAWYGAKTKSKNKTFTRFECWNIVKDCPKFRVVHVGPEVFMNSTPLHSTPEHASHDHDEDDEEVPETPPVEQASGSTRYPIRPQGKKASKRKGNASKNDYAKYMEDLARQGELNLAREMAKFEADKAREDAKAAAFERKFEADERERELLRQEREHRREERMAERDRDIMKEPLEGKSPDSKYFWKSEKADVLRRRRAREARARGDGPSTTREDYPSMTREDHPSTTNWLGDGYHPFTNP; encoded by the exons atgactactcaaccaggtacgaattggacgcttcttgaagatgttgcgttgtgtactagttgggttcaagttactcatgattcgattacgggtaatgagatgcagttgcgagaaatgtggagtcttattcataccaattatcttgagaaaatgggtgggcaaagaactaaggaatcgatgtccagtcgttggaaattacttagtcaatcgtttagtacgtggagagacgccttggcacaagctagtggtaatcttcgaagtggggaaaatttaacggatcag gaacttcaagcacaagcttggtatggtgccaaaaccaaaagcaaaaacaaaacattcacccggtttgaatgttggaatattgtcaaagattgtcctaaatttagagttgtgcatgtcggtccagaagttttcatgaacagcacccctctacactctacaccTGAGCATGCCTCGCATGatcatgatgaagatgatgaagaagtgcctgaaacgccccccgttgaacaagcgtcggggtcaacccgttatccaattaggcctcaaggtaagaaggcttcaaagagaaaaggtaatgcttccaagaatgattatgcaaagtatatggaagatcttgcccgccaaggtgaattgaatttggcccgggaaatggctaaatttgaggctgataaggctagagaggatgcaaaagctgcagcttttgagagaaaatttgaagctgatgagagagaaagagaactacttcggcaagaaagggaacatagaagagaagaaagaatggctgaacgagatcgtgacattatgaaggagcctttagaagggaagtctccagactctaaatatttttggaagtcagAGAAAGCGGATGTGTtgcgaaggaggcgtgcaagagaagcgagagcaagaggagatggtcctagcaccacAAGAGAAGATTATCCTAGCAtgacaagagaagatcatcctagcaccacaaattggttaggtgatgGTTATCATCCATTCACgaacccataa